The nucleotide sequence AGGCCTCCAGGGGAGACATGAGTCTTAGCAGATATAGTTGCTGGCTGTTGGTCATCAATGGGGGCACAGGCCTTTGGCCCAATGAAACCTAAGGCCTTGAGAGGGTATGAGACCACCCCCCCTGCCTCAAGGATGGACagattctgggtttttttttttggggggggaacaGAGCCTGAGTGCTGTCAGGCCTCTAGCACTGTTACGTGCTAGTTCTTCCCTGGGTATATTATGGTCTTACAGGTTGAAGCCGCTCAAGGGGGTATCCCCTAGGACAGCGTGACAACTACTTTTACTggaagatggggggtggggagtctcTCCTGTTGTGCAGGACTCTGGGGAAGgcaagggagggggtggtggggaaGTGGCAGGTCAGACCACAGGGTCAACTAGTGGAAAGTTCTGGGAGCAGGCCTTGGACCTGACAACAGGCCAGCGAGCTCCTCCTCTCCGAAGCACATGGAGCCCCTGTGGCCAAATAGAGGGTGGCTAAGGGTGAGGGGGAGTGTGGGCCATCCTCAAGGTGTGGCTCGTGTGGCGGGAGGCTACAGATGGCTGGAGAAGGATTGATGCTGCTGGGCCAGCAGTTCTAAGTACCTTTGGCTGTGTGGTTTTACAACtctgggggaggggataggaggGGGAGGAAGTGATTTTCCTGGAGGGTCTCAGTGAAGACACCCAGCCTAGGTGACCCAGCAGTAGCAGAAGAGCCAAAGGGATCATCGGGGGCAAATTAAAATCACCCTAGTGGAGGATCCTTCTTTACCACACCACATTCCCGCaccctctggggctcaggaggGAGGTTCTGGGGTGACAATCTAGGCAGAGTTGCTAGTAAGGACAAAACCATACTCCCTCACTTCAGGCCCGCAGGGGAATCCACTACCTCCCCTGCTCCCCGGGGTGCCAGCTCCTTCTAAAGACTGGGAGAGGCTGAGGAGACACTCTCCTTCAGGCTCAGCAGACTAGCTGAACCATGTGGGTCCTAGGAGTGATGGGACAGGGGCCAAGCAATGGGGGAATGGGCTGTgccaatggtgtgtgtgtgtgtgacataagGAGGAAACCAGAAGCTCTGAGGCCATGGGGTTCAGCCTTGGCCACCTCCCACTGACTCCCCTGAAAACTGAGGAAGCCTGAAAGAAGAGAACCCCCCGGACTTGAAGAACGGGCCAGGCGAGAGCATTCCGAGGGCTCTTAGTCTCATGCCAGACTTAGAAAAGAATGTCCCCTCCCATCATCCGACTACCGTTCACTGCCAACTGGCAGCCTCTTGGGAGATGGTGACTTCTTCCCGTCTTTCTGTCTCTACTGAGGCGAGGAGGGGGAAGAGCTGGGCGTGGGTGCGCCTCCCCTTTCTTGCTTCATCTGTGGGAGGTCGGGGGTCTGTGCCCATCCATGGTGGCTTTGAATTCCAGAGAAGCAAGGAGGGCTGTCGatgtccacacacacacccacccaccccaaacTTCAGGCCCACACTGGCCCTCAGCGCTCACAGCCCCAGGGCGATGGGGGCTCCTTCAGAGCCCTGCCTTGCCGGCTCTGTTCATGGGGGTCTCTTCGGACCATTTTCTGGTTTGAGAAATACTGCAGGAAGagtgttgggggtggaggggagggaagcacAGAAAGGACAGGGagctggggggagaggggagaggggggcgTCTAATGCTTCTCCGCTTGACTGACTTTCAAGGCGTTGATGACACCCTTGATGTTTTCTTCGGGTACCTGTGGGGGCAGTGGAGACAGTAAGCACCTTGGGGTCCcccacaccgcccccccccaatgGGTTGGAGACTTACCAACGCATGGTCGAACTTAAAAGTACTGATGTAGTAGGCGGGGATGTCGGCGGCCGCCAGAGGCTCTGAGATCTGAGCGACGATCCCACATTCATCTAGGAACACCAAAGCTCACTGTTTCTGAGCCCTCCATAGTCTGGGCCCTATTCCCTTTTCCAGGCTAATAtctccaccttcctccctcctgccaAGTCAGACAACTCTGCTGCCTTCCAGAGACGGTCCGTGCTCCAGACACCCTTTGTGCACTGGAGAACGGGGTCCAAGGACTCGGGGTCAAACCCTGGCTCTCTCTTGACTTCCTGCCTGTGGGGACTATGAGCACAGAATGTTCCATTGCTCAGATGGCTCCTAAGTTCCCTTCTGGATCGAGAATGAGAAGCCAGAAGAGTCCCTTGTCCCTCAGCTCCGTGCCCCAAGGTTCACTCCTCCGTGGGCAGGTGTGTGGCCACAGGCCAGGGCTTGGGGAATCCTGGGggatttttcctctttccttccaccaAATTCTACCACGTGCCCATCTCATCACGTGGCTTAGCTGTCCTTCCCTACAGGAGAAACGTCGCTCTCTGCACACGCCTGGGTGCTGGAGCGCCATGGGGTGACCTGGCCACCATCTTGTGCTGCTCCTGAGGGCTGAAGCTCCAGGGACGGGAGGgaccaacccctcattttagaagTGAGGGAGGGGAGGCCCAGGAAATTTCAGGAAATGTCTTAGGACCATTAGGTTAAGGCTAGAAGGGACCACAGGAGACTGCTGGTGACTTGTGGTGTGCTGGACAgagtcagagccaggaagactcgagttcaaatttcgctgcagacactgactagctgcgtgaccctggccaagtcacttcacccccaCCTCACcatcctgatctgtaaaatgggattaaccAGATCATGTTGGCATAATGCTGTCACTGGAATcgtcatcctcctcctcccaatCTCTCTTCAAGGTCTCCTTTGCTCACGACACCCGTCGTACAGATAAGAACACCGGAGGCCAGGCGAGGTTGAATCACACAGCGCCTGACCCTCGGGAAGCATTCAGTAAGAGCTTGGAGCTACTTACCAAAGCCAAGGGGCTGTCCTCCAATCCGCACCATTTTCCAGAGTTCTCCAGATGCACTCGTGAACAACAGATTATTTGGGAACCTTGGAAAGGGATATGTACCAAAGGCCTCCGTTAGCCAAGACGAGCGCCCGTGTGTCTGGGATGTCTGTCATCCCCCAGGCCCTCCTCTCTGTGGCCCCCTGCCTGCCTGCTTTGGCCCAGAAGAGAGGGAGCAATGATTGTATACAGCTGGTGTCTAGCTCAGCATCCCTCAACAGCCTCAGGACTTTCACATCTGCCTTTACTTCCTGTCTTCTCTCACTCTCACAACATTCAAATGGACAgatggaaaaggggaaaatggCAGGGGACTTTTGGACAATGTTAAGAGAGAAGCCTTCTGGTCTCTTGCCTCCCCACCATCAAATTCCCCCGAGGCTTGCCTCAGTCTTAGACAGTTACAATGGAAGGAGACCTGGGGACAGAATTGGTCAGAGGGTCCGAGGGACTGGAGGAGGTGACAGCTCAGGATCTGGGACCCTGAGCACTAAGCTGATGATGCAGGTGCTGCCCAGGATGGGCCTGAGACATCTGGGACAGACGTCTGCTCTGCACCGATCACCCTCCAGGTTCTAGGACATGAAGCGGCTCTGAATGAAGGAGGCATGAAATTCCAGCCCACCCAGGCCCCTTGGGTCTCGACAAATCCCTGATATTCAGGTGTGTGTTTCTGTGGTCTCTCCCACATCCCTCTGGGATGCCAATGGTAGCTAGATCTAACATGAAGATGTGGTGGTGGGGAGCCCCAGCCCTTGCCGCCCCCTGCCCCAAGCCCTAGGCCTCACCTCTGCTGGGTCTGCACGTCCATCACTAAGGAAATATAGCCTTCGatcaaggagaaggagaaaaagcgGATGTGGCCACAGTCCTCGTTGCCTACCACGGACTCCTTCACTCTGGGGACACCGGGGAGAGAGGCTGATCAACGGTGGCCAGATCACTGACCCCTAGACTCCCACACCACCCCCAGCCGCCAAAGGGGAGTAAAAGTGAGGTCAAGGCCTCAGGAAAACCCTGGTCTTGATTCTGTAATAAAATGGTGGTCTGAACCTGGGCGTCGCCTCCCACCTCCAAGACTCAGTGTAcctatctgtaaactggggacaATGTCATGAGAAGTTCAGACTGAGTTAACAGGTGTCTTATTTTTATCTCCTCCTGCTTTTCAGCTTTTTGTTATTTTCACTAtgttattatattgtattattttaatttatgatttattatactattttaatTATCTCCTGCTTTTCAACTTTTTGATGGAATTCTGACGGAAACTGAGACAAGTTGGTACCTTGCTATTAGGACAGAGATAGGGTTAGGGACTAGACCAGTGATTTTACTGGTGTAGGGACTCCTCAGGTGAAGAAAGCCCTTCTCCTAgagtaggtcagcaccttctctccaCCCCTCACAGTCCTGGAAAATGGTTCAGAGTACTGGGATGTGAGAGGCCTTGCTCAGGGCGGTAAGAGAGCCCGAGGtaagacctgaacccagatcttccaggtctttctggctctgaggtcaTTTCTCTATTCACTCTGCACAGCTGCCTCCCAAGAAATAACTTAGCTGGCTTTTATTTTCTTACATTTAATGTTCTGTGGACTACTACatggggaatttaaaaaaaatatgtaacatatacatacaatatatacatataatgtacatATTTAATGATCAACTTATTACAATTTTCTGTAATTGTGCTCTTCTCCATAGGCTCTGGGAAATCATCCTTGGGTCAGCTCCAGTAAGAGAGGATTATGGGGATGATCACCATCCTGGTCCCAcctggttttgatttttttttttcctgctagatatttgtattttgagAGCTTTTTATACTATCATAATAATGATCCTAATTATCATCTTCATTATGTAGCCTAGCAGATAGAAAGCCAGCTTCCGAGTCAGGAAAACtcgcctgggttcaagtcttgatcGACACATCAAGGGGTCTGTGACcccaggaaaatcacttaatcttcccAGGCCCCAGGATACTCTCTAACTAAGCCCAGTAACAGTGGGGGCCACTAAAAAATCCATAAGGATGCCTGAGGGCTGCATATTTAGACAACCACACGTGAACATGatgttttattctaatttttttttgttaaatatttcccaattacattttaatctggctcggGCCCACTTCGGAGTTGCTCACAGGCCCTGGGTTTGACACCTCTCTCTAAGACTGTAGGTAATAAGTCAGGTGCTGATCTACACTGGTCGAGGGCATCTCCTCACTTGGGAAATCACTACAGTGGTGAAACTACTGTTCAGATcaaccccacccctgcccaaagCATAATTATTACCACTCCCCAGTGTCTTGGTGGCTCATTCACTGCCACTGCCTGAGCTTGCACTTGGCCAAGAATTTCCTGGCTTTCAGGGTCTTGGGGTATTTGTAGGGGACTCTGATCTCCAGAACATAAAGGAGACATTGTTAGGGCTGGTAGATGCCCAGGCTGGGGGCTGGCTCACCTCCCTTCTTAGACATCACACTCCATATCTGTCTCCACGTTGGTGCCCAGTGATGCCCAATGATGCCCAAGATGTGACTGCAGAATCTCAGAGGGTGGTCCTACCCCAACGTCTGTCTGGCATCTGCAGCTAAGcagggggcgggggcagggggaggcTCACCCCCAGGGGACTCTGAGGAGCTTATGAAGACTCAGGAGGGCTGTAACACTGTGTCAATGGAGGGTACGCTCCTTAGGGATCCACCCTTAGGGATTCTGAAGCGCTGATGCTCCAGGGCAAAACCGGGTTAAGAATGTCAGTGTGAGGAGGGaaaaatgccaaagaatattCACAAGTAAAATCCAACAAAATAGTATTTTACCAAATtgacaaatatgtattaaatccTTACTGTGTGCTAAGATTCATCTACTAGTTGGGATTACTGAGGCCATTTAAACTCGATAAACATTTCTGCTGctgttcagttgcgtctgactttccatgaccccctttggggctttcttggcaaagatactggagtggtttgccctttccttctccagctcattttacagatgaggaaactgaggcacacagggtgaagtgacttgcccagggtcacacaactattaagtgtctgaggctggatttgaactcaggaagatgagtcttcctgactccaggcccagcgctctgtgctctatgacaccacctacctgccccaattaTGCCACAGCTTCTCTTTTAAGACTGGATAGTTCCAAGAAGGCTTGTGGCATCTTCCCTATCAGAGCAAGggttctctgagggcagggaccgggTCTCCTCTGCCAGACCAGGGGCTGAATCTCtccctttcctatttccttcccaGAACCTCCCTCACCAAGGCATGAGTGCtggcttccttctccctctcaggTGAGGACCTACCCACTGGAGTAAAACATGACGTCCATCAGGAGTGTGGCCACGGTGGGCAGCGTATCTGGGTCTAGGCTGGTGACACAGAACATGTTACTGGGGCTGGAAAGAGGGTGGATGACCGGCCTCTGAactggaagagaaaacagagaagacGAAACACTGACCAACAAGCCAAGGACTACGGCTTCCCCCCGGAGAAGAAAGGCCAGACGGGGTTTGCCCAGGGGTGATCCGTACTGGCTGGCAAGACCTAAGGGCAGGTTCCCAAGGGACAACAGGGCCTCCCATAAGAATGAGATTTTTTGGTATGGGCAAAGTCCataggcaagggaagggaagacagactTGTTTTTGCTAAGATACCCCTCTTCTCCGCCCAGAACCTCAGGGATGCCGCCTCCTCTTACCCATCTTGGGTTTCACAAAGCCATTGGTGATACCCAGGTTGTCGGCTGCTACCGTCTCCCCATTGACAACCCGAAGTATGGTGAACTCGGCCGCCAAGGTGTGTGTGACAAAGGGCAGGTCTCGCTCGCGTACCTGGGGGAGGATAGGGAGTGCGGAATTTGGGGAGAGTCAGGCAACTGTGCAGGGAATGTGTCAAAGAccttttcttccctggaactcaatgtcctcatctgtgtaaGAGATGCAGGCTAGACtaaggtgggtgggtgggtgggcacATGGCACACTAAAGTTCTTCCCAGTTCAGACAATTTGTAATTTTATGATTtcagacagaaaggaagagggaaaggcttTTCTGCTCCTCCCTCCCTGGACTTATTCCCAAAGCTCTCTGCTGCCAGAAAGGAGGGTATAGAAGAAAGAAGCTGGAGAATCCTCCAGTGTCAGActgtggggagaggggtgggggccCCCAAAGGGAAGGGATGTGATGAAACCAATTTAAATAAGTCTTCAAAATACCTTGCATAATTTCTATCCAAATTCTATTCAACAGTCATCCATGCAAATAAAATGGTACCCAGGCTCtagctttaaaacaaaaaagcaggAGATGATAGGAGGCCTGGaaaaatctattatttttataCGACAGACTGTATTCTAGGCCTCTGAAATggtccaggttatatggcaaccAAGAGAAAGGAGCGAGTGTCTACAGGGGAAGAAGGGTTGGAAAATGAACTCAGAGGGGGTAGGGTTAGTTAAAATGGCCAAATCCTAGGCCAGTGTAGATGTGCTTGGAATGTCTCCAATGTGCAGCTTACCAAGATGAAATCCGTCTGATAGGTAGAAAGCATGAACACAGAGATATTCTGGTCAGCCAGGGGGGCAATCACTGACTTGGCGATCTTGGTTACCCCAATGGGCTGGGAGCTTGAGAAGCTTCCCCCACCGGACACGACGTTCAAGGCTAGCCATGTTGCGTCGGCCACACTGAGTTGCTCTGAGGACGGCAGCTCTGTAAAGGAAAGTGGGCCGGACCATGAGCACCCAGCAGTTAGTCCTGGGGGATTTAATCATGTCCTAAGGCTGGTTCCCCAGTCCCCCACTCCTCCATTCCACTTTGGCCACCTACAAATCTTGTTATCACTCATAAGCATTTAGACTTCTATATTTATGAACTGTCATGTCTTTACTTGATCATAATCTGTTATCATTCCAGGCTCCCTTCACCCTCACCTTGACCtccatttcttcccctccccttcctctggaCCATCATCCCATCACTGGCTACTTCTTTTCCCTTACCTATCTCCCCGACTTTTTGGTGAACAGTTCTAGCGGATGCTACGGTATCCTCCATTTTGGATTCTCTCATTCCTATCACCCATCACAAAACTCAGCCCTAGATCGCTGCCATCATGTGCATCCTTGATTCCTATTCACATGCTGTTGATTGGAGCTAGAGAAAGTCATCTGAAGTCTATTACAAATCTATTTAATCTCAGCTGGACTGTCCTCTCAGCCATCTGCCTCTTCCCTAATGGACGCTCTATGCGCTCTCCACATCAGCTACTGCAAACCATCTCTTCTCTGCTCACACCTGCCATGGtagccttcctttccccctccctcacccaccaCGCCTTGTACTTCACAGAGGGAGGCTTTGGACCACGAGCTCATCCTCTGAGATCACTCAGCCATCTTCCCCCCCTTCCACTGCTGAATGGGTCTTGCCAAGGCAGACCCCTCTACATGCACCCAGAATCCTATCCCGTCCTGGCTCCTCCAGCAGGCTGCCGCCCATCTCATCCCCACTTGTACTATTGGACGGTCTTTCCCTGTCTCCtttctgctgcctacaaacacacccaaCCACCTCCTGTTTACAGGTGAGGCAGTGTGGACTGCCCACCCCGGGTTCTTTAATAACCATCGCCAGCACTGCCATGGGGCTTAagggttgcaaagtgctttacgatGATCGTCgctgatcctcccaacaatcatAAGgcatagatgctattatcaccacccccattttatgaatgaagaaactggggctgcGAGCCATTATATGACGTGCTCAGGTCACATCTtcggctgaatctgaactcagctcttcctgaatagagcccagggctctatccgaTGCACTACAAGGCAACCCCACTTCCACCACTGATATCCCTCACAGGATGTATGTACCACGAGGCTctgcatacagcaggtgcttaataaattctcccTGACTGACTCCAGGCAATATTCCCAGAATGTAAATTAGGCAGGGCCTGGGAGATCTTTTAAGTAGATGAAGATGCAGTCTTGAGTAGGGGCCAGCCTGCCTAGTGGGTCGGGGAtctgctgccccctcccctcccaaagcCCTTGGCCCGTCCCGTCTCCCACCTGCTCCTCagcaacccctccccccatccttggCCATGGACCATTTTGTGAAATCTGAACATGGCTGCTCAGGTTCCCAGGGCAACCCAGCTTCAGTAGCCATGGTGACCAAGCCAGGGCCTCAGCAGGCCATGCGAGAGGGGATGAGGGGCCGCCCCGCTATGGCTAATCCTGAAAGCCCAATTTGTGGGATTAATTTCCACATTTTCCCATAGGCAGGTCATCCGAGGGGGCAGCTTAGTGGAACAGCCGAGGCTGGGGAACAGGGTGAGCTAAAGAGACTTTACAGATGGGAACGGAAGGCCGGGGCTGAGAGGGAGCTGCTCACATCTTCTGCCCCCCTCTCAGCCAACGAGAACTGCAGCTGcggggcagaggaggaagagggcagaggacccgggttcaaaaCCCAGCCTGGCCcccttctggctgtgtgaccctggccaagtcactttctttccctcccatatACAGGTCCCAACGTTTTGTGGATGTCTTTTGGAACAGAGGGCTGTCaacatctcttccctctctgagatTCGGTGAAAATTCCTCCAATCAATCAATTTATTGGGCTAAAACAAAAGCCACAAAATGTACtgtgcttccttcaagtccacaTAAAAAACACACAGTTCTGATGGTTCATAAAGAAGCTTACAAATGTGTTCTTTGGCCCAAGGTAAATCGGTGCCCGAGGTGGAGGAAGAAGTCCCTGCTTCCTAAAGGCTGTTGTTTTGTGtggaaaataataaaagcatccaGCTCTTAGCCTGCTCCTGTTCCCATGTCCCTACGCTAAGCCCAGGATTGGCCTGGCCCTGGGGCTGagctgggatggggaggggcatTCCTCCAGCTTGGACAGAGCTTCCCCAAGGGAAGATGGATCCACTGACTCAACAAGCTGGAGAGGCTGGGAACCAAGGGGACTTGCCAAAAGGCacaatggcaggatttgaactcaggttctgggGTTCTACCTACTGTATCACACTGCTTCTACATTCCAGGCCCATTTATTACTGAAGCATCACACAGATTTAAGAGGCGAAACCCGcaaatccataagcatttattaagacagGTACCTTGCTTGGCACTgaggataaaaaggcaaaaaaaaaaaaatggttcttgCCCTTAGGATCCTGACattgtatcaatcaatcaaccaatatttgttaagctcctcctatgtgccaagccttttaacaaataaaaacagtccctgccctcaagcttacattctatcaaataATCAATCAAGCcatatttgttaagctcctactatgtgccaagccctttaacaaataaaaacagtccctgccccttACATTCTATCAAATAATCAAGCCATATTTGTTAAGTTACTACTATGTGGCAGGCTCtttgacaaacaaacaaaaacaattcctggcctcaaggagtttacattctcttaattaatcaattaaccaaTATTGTTAAGCCATGAAACCAACATTCTATCTAGCTGGAGGGGCCTTCGAAGCCCAGCATTTCATataactgaggcttaaagaggggACCACTGAGATCGCTCATCAGGGCCCGCTGGATTTTGGCCCTGAGCACCGAGAGCCAGCTTGAGAGAGTGGGGGGAGAAGAGCCCTCGATGATGTCTGAGCTGGGCTCTGAATACCCCAAGCTCCCCTCACAGGTTAGATGGCTCTGCCATCAGGGATCACTCAGAACCTTGGAGCTGGCTGGGACCTCGGGTCATCACAGTGCCCTACAACCTGGACCTGGAGAAGACTCCCTTTTCTCCAATGAGGCGTCagccagcttctgcttgaagacaaGATGCTAAGAAATGAGGGCAAAGAATAGGGGCTGTTCACCTTTTTGTGGGAGTCCGGggagcccttctcagaacaaagttttgttttgttttaggggcaatcggagctaagtgacttgcccagggtcacacctgtcaggatctgaggctggattcaaacttggCTTAGCTGCTTCCACTCATCTGTGGACACAGTGATTGCCCCCAGGAGaagggaagctccttgagggctggtaTGACTGGGTAAGATGCAGCCTTCTGCACTGCGGCCCCCGCCTCCCTGGTCTGACTCCTGAGGATGGAGGTCAGGAAGCCAGGAGTTAACTCTGGAGTCAGTGAAGCGTTCGAGTGGTGTGTATTTTTAGGCAGCCCTTACATAAGCGGGTTCTCTCTCCTCCGTTTCAGTTGAGCAGTGAAATTATCAGGCTGGCTAAGGAACTCCTCCTCGGAGCAGGGAGAAGGCAGGCACGTGGGTGGGGGCTTGGATCACCATTGATCAGACTGTCCCATGCAGCCCGGAGCGGGCCTGTCTGACAAGACAAGTCCAGCAGGGCTGAGCTCCGGCCTGGGAGGCTGCTCGTGCCAGCCTTCGGGAGAATTAATGGGACCTAAAATAGAAACCCCACTGAGGATTTATGCCAACTTTAAAGGGGCAGGCTAAGATGGCCGAAGTGCAGCTGGATTTGAGAGAGAGGGAAACCCCCCAAGCCTGCACGATCCCCTCGAAGGTGGCTTCCAAAGAAGGCCCAGCTGCCATTTCTTAACTCAGTCAGCACTAATTAAACACCTCCTAGGCACCAGACACAAAGCCAGGAAAGGGGcctgagaaacaaagaaaaactcaaCCATTTCTTACcccaaaggagcttatattctatcagggaagacaacatgtatacatatttttggagaccaatgatttcattggcatagggtgcagatcagcaccttttcTATAGCTTTTAGTGCTAGAAAATTGCCTGCCCCCTTTCCCCCTCACAAGTGGGCCCAGACCTAAATTAAAATGCGCCTGAAGGAGGATTAGAACCCAGCTCTCTACCGGCTCTGCCCTAATCCTAAATGCCTCTCgcacaaaataaatcaaagtcgttgggagggggaaaggcccTGGGCAGTTGTGGGAGATCAGGGTGGGCTTCAGGAGGGAGGTGGCTTGCTAGGAGTCTAGTGAACACAAAACCTTAGAGCCCTAAGAGATCTTTTGTTGCTTTAgaatttttactgatttttttttaagcaccatCATTTCATAGGATCACTGAAAGGGCccttatctcattttacaaataaggacactgaggcctaaagaggccTGGCGTTTAAACCCGATTTCCATAGCTGGGgaaggtctgaggcaggatcccaACACCCACAGCAGCAAGCGGCCTTTGGaacaaagaataataaagaaaaaaaagcaagtaaaGCGGTGGAGGGCAATTAAGCCTACCAGGACGGGCTTTGTGGAAGGGAACATTGggtcctcgttttacagatggtaaAGAGAAAGAGATCCCAGATCTGGTCTAGTCCAAGTTCCCCTGCTCATCTCCCCATCTGacagctgtggaaactgaggcccggggaggTGAAGGGCCAAGCCTAGGGTCATGAATCACCTCATTGCAGTATCGTGGCTCAGAGGGTCAGAAGGAACCTAGCCcagccctcccattttacagctagggaAGCTGAGGCCATCTCCACACATATAGTAAGTGTAGAAAGCTGGATTCTAACCCAGGGCCTTCTGCTTCTGAGCCAAGCCCTTTCCCTGCTCTACCACACGAGATTTCAGGGAAGTGGAAAGATGGGAGGTCTTTGGACTTCTTGGCTATTTGGggccttttcagtctccttaaaATGGCTCTTGAGGAGTTCTCTGGTTCTTCTCTCCAAGTCAGGTGCTTCCTACACGTTCCCTGCCAAGGACAGTCAAGGGGAGCAGGGGATGCGGAGCAGACACCAAGCACATATTTCTTTAAGGGGAAAATCTAACCTTTTCAAAGGCTGATGGGGCTTATTTTTATCATAGCACATCCCCAGCCCTAAAAATAGCAGCTGGGTGTCCAAAGGCCCCCCTGAGAGGGATTTCAGCTTCCCATTCATTGGGGTGCTCTGATTCAGCCTTAGACAGTCTTTGGGAAtgtcaccttctccaagaagccctCCATGGTTTTCCACCCTCACTCTCTATTCCCCCCCAATAAAACAGACCTCTTGGGCAATTAATTtaatccttctctctctgtctcccccctcctcttcccctctctctctcccccgctcccccacctcatctctctctctctctccctctc is from Trichosurus vulpecula isolate mTriVul1 chromosome 7, mTriVul1.pri, whole genome shotgun sequence and encodes:
- the CASTOR2 gene encoding cytosolic arginine sensor for mTORC1 subunit 2 encodes the protein MELHILEHRLKVASIAKESVPLFTYGLIKLAFLSSKTRCKFFSLTETPEDYTIIVDEEGFLELPSSEQLSVADATWLALNVVSGGGSFSSSQPIGVTKIAKSVIAPLADQNISVFMLSTYQTDFILVRERDLPFVTHTLAAEFTILRVVNGETVAADNLGITNGFVKPKMVQRPVIHPLSSPSNMFCVTSLDPDTLPTVATLLMDVMFYSSGVKESVVGNEDCGHIRFFSFSLIEGYISLVMDVQTQQRFPNNLLFTSASGELWKMVRIGGQPLGFDECGIVAQISEPLAAADIPAYYISTFKFDHALVPEENIKGVINALKVSQAEKH